The genomic region GATGATTACGCTCAATCTATAGAAAAGACTAGTGATGGTGGTTTTATTATCGTTGGATATACAAATTCAAATGACAGTGATGTTACTGATAATCATGGTGATTATGATTATTGGGTTATAAAAATAGATAATAATGGTAATTTACTCTGGCAAAAAACTTTTGGTGGTTCTAAAAATGATTATGCTTACAATATAAAGAAAACAATTGATAATAACTTTATTATAAGTGGTGAAAGTTATTCAAACGATGGTGATGTTACTGATAATCATGGTAATTATGATTATTGGATTATAAAAATAGATAATAATGGTAATCTACTTTGGCAAAAAACTTTTGGGGGATCTGATAATGATTGTGCTCAATCTGTCGAAGAAGCAAACTATGGTAGTTTAATTATTACTGGATATACAAAATCAAATAATGGTGATATTACTAATAATCATGGTAGTTACGATTATTGGATTATAAAAACTGATAAAAATGGAAATATACAATAATATTTAAAGATAATAAGATTTATAAGTATTTCTTATCTATAAAATCAAAAAATAATATAAAAATAAAATTATAAATTTTTCGGCTAATGATTTTCATTAGCCGCTTTTTTATTATCTACTTAATCACGATAAAGAATAGAAAAATAAGTTTTTTAATTAACAATCTTATTTTTAATATGTAACAAATAAGAAATCTTTAATTCCGATAAAAATGGTAGAATTTAAATGAAATAAAATTAAAATAATTACAAAGAAGGAATTATTATGAATATAAATTTAATTAAAAGCAAAAATACTAATATATATAATAATTTAGCTATAGAAGAATATATTTTAAACCAAAATATTAAAGATATCTATTTATTATTTTGGAAAGCAAAAGATTCTGTAGTTATAGGAAAACACCAAAATCCATGGAGAGAAATTAATTTTGATAGTGATTATAACTTTAATATTGCCAGAAGAATTTCTGGTGGAGGAGCAGTATATCATGATTTAGGTAATTTAAATTACTCAGTTATTGCACCAAAAAATTATCTAAATAGTGATGAAATATTTGAATTCGTATTAGAAGCTTTAAATAATTTAGGAATTGATAGTTATAGAAATTATAAGAATGATTTAATGCATAAGGATTTTAAGTTTTCTGGTAGTGCGTTTTGTATTAAAAAAAACAATTTCTTACATCATGGGACATTACTTATTGACTCTAATATAGAAAAAATAAAAGAAACATTAAAAATAAATCCAGCATTTAATACACATGCTACTATTTCAAAACCATCTGAAATTATAAACATAAAGGAAATTAATTTTTGTATTGACGATGATATGATTATGAACAATATAATTAATGTATTTTCAAAAAGACTTAAATTACAAACCCAATTAATAGAAACCCATTATTTTAGAGATAATGAATTAATTAAAAAACATAAATCCTGGGAATGGATATATGGAAGAACACCAAAATTTACTGTTGAATTAGGAAATAATATTTATCAAATAGAGAATGGATATATTATTTCAATTAATGAAAAAAATATGAATAAAAAAGAAAAATTTGATTTTAAAAACTTATTATTAAACGTTTAGGAGGCGCTTATTATGGATAAAAATGATGTTATGGAGAAATTAGGAAAACTATTATCTGAAACCAAAACAGGTGTTTTAGGATGGGTAAATAAAGAGGGATATCCTGAATTAAGATGGATGTCACCATGCTTAATGCCTTATAACAAAGAATGCACTTATGCAGTTACTTTAGAAGATTTTCCAAAAGTTAATGACTTAAAAACAAATGATAAGGTTCAATGGTTAATACAAAATAGAGACCTTACAGAAGTTATCAATATATATGGAAAAATGAATATTATTGAAGATGCTCTATTTAAATCAGAAGTATTAGAAAATTTATCTTCTAATTTAGTAGCAATATGGAAATTAGAAGATGATGCAGAATTTGTAGTATTGGAAACAGTTATAGAAGAAATTGTATATTATGACACAATGAAAGGCATTAAAGAAAGAATTAATTTTAGGGAGGAATAATTATGAAAGATATTAATAAATATGATTCCAAATTACTTAAAGATTTACTGTATAAAATGGTTTTAATTAGAAGATTTGAAGAAAAAGCTGCTCAAGCATATGGGTTAAAAAAAATAGGTGGATTCTTACATCTATATATTGGTGAAGAAGCAGTAGCAGTAGGTTCTATTTCAAATTTAGATATGACAAAAGATTATGTTGCTGCAGCATATAGAGACCATGGTCACGCTTTAGCTGCTGGATTAGATCCAAATTCATTAATGGCTGAATTATATGGGAAAATCACTGGCTGTTCAAAAGGGAAAGGTGGTTCAATGCACTTTTTTGATTATGAAAAACATTTCTTTGGAGGAAATGGTATAGTTGGTGCTCAAATTCCTGTAGCAACTGGTATAGGATTAAAAATAAAATACAATGAAGAAGATGGAGTTGTATTGTGTTATTTTGGTGATGGTGCTATTCATCAAGGTTCATTCCATGAAAGTTTAAATTTAGCAAAAATATGGAATTTACCTGTTGTATATATATGTGAGAATAACCATTATGGCATGGGAACAGATTTTAGAAGAGTATCAGCAATTGACGATTTTTCTATAATGGCTGAATCATATGCAATGAAAGGAAAACAAGTAAATGGTATGGATGTTTTAGAAGTATATGATGCTACAAAGGAAGCTATTGAAGTAGCAAAAAGTGGAACTCCATTTTTACTTGAGGCTAAAACATATAGATTTAAAGGACATTCAATGAGTGATCCTGCAAAATACAGGACTAAAGAAGAATTAGAAAAATACAAACAAAAAGATCCAATTATTAGTTTCAAAGAATTATTAATAGAAAATAATGTTATTACAGAAGATGATTATATAGAAATGGATAAACGATGTAAGAAAATTGCTAAGGATGCTGCAAAATATGCAGAAGAAAGTCCTGAACCTGATCTGAATGAATTATATACAGATCTATACGTTTAAGAGGGAGTGGTATAAATGGCAATTATAACTATGAGAGAAGCTTTAAGACAAGCCATGGATGAAGAAATGGCAAGAGATAAAAATATTATATTAATGGGCGAAGAAGTAGCACAATATAATGGTGCGTATAAAGTGAGTCAAGGATTATATGATAAATATGGTGAAAAAAGAGTTATTGATACACCTATTACCGAAAATGGTTTTGCAGGTGTTGGAATAGGTGCTGCCATGGCAGGTTTAAGACCTATAGTAGAATTTATGACCTTCAATTTTGCTCTACAAGCATTTGATCAAATTGTAAATAACGCAGCAAAAATGAGATATATGTCAGGAGGACAATTTAAAGTTCCAGTCGTTTTTAGAGGGCCAAATGGACCTGCTGAATATCTAAGTTCTCAACATTCTCAAGCAACACAATCATTTTTTGCACATGTACCTGGATTAAAAGTAGTTGCTCCTGGAACACCCTATGATGCTAAAGGATTATTAAAATCTGCTATTAGAGATGATAATCCAGTTATATTCTTGGAAAGTGAATTAATGTATTCTTGGGAAGGTGAAGTGCTTGAAGAAGAATATGTTATTGATATAGGAAAAGCTGATGTGAAAAAAGATGGTTCTGATGTAACTATTATTTCTTATTCAAAACCATTAAAATATGCAATGGAAAGTGCTGAAATATTAGAAAAAGAGGGTATTAACGTTGAAGTTATTGATATAAGAAGTATTAGACCTTTAGATGAAGAAACAATACTTAATTCTGTAAAGAAAACAAACAGATGTGTAATTGTAGATGAATCATGGCCATTTGTTAGTGTTGCATCTCATATAGGATGGTTAATTTCACATAAGGCATTTGATTATTTAGATGCACCTGTTGAATTAGTTACTTCAGAAGATGTGCCAATGCCTTACAATCACAAATTAGAATTAGCTGCACAACCATCTGTTGAAAAGATTATAAAAGCTGTTAAGAAAGTTATGTATATTTAGGAGGACGATAATATGGCTGAAAAATTATATATGATAGCCTTATCTCCTACGATGGAGAAAGGAACTATCGTTAAATGGAATATAAAAGAAAATGAATCCTTTTCAGAGGGAGATGTGCTCTGTGAAGTTGAAACAGATAAAACTACAATGGATTATGAAGCTACAGATGAAGGAACTATATTGAAAATATTAATTCCTGAAGGTGGTAAGGCTGCCGTTGGAGAGCCAATTGCTATTTTCGGTGAACCTGGTGAGGATATTTCCGATTTATTATCTGAAGAAAAGGAAGAAATTGAAAATGTTGAAGAAAAAACTCAAATAGAAAAACAAGTAGAAACAAAAAATACTACTATCCCAAAAGAAATACCAGAAAATAATGATTTAAAGAGAATAAAAATATCACCATTAGCAAGAAAAATTGCATTAATGAAAAAAATTGATATTTCTAAAATTAAAGGTACTGGACCAGGTGGTAGAATAGTAAAAAGAGATGTGGAAAATTATACTGCAGAACCTGTTCGAACTGTGAAAGAAATCAAAAGAGAGTATGCATCTATACAAGTTGAAACAAGAGATGAAGATGTTGTTATTCCATTATCTGATAAAAGAAGAATTATTGGTGAAAGATTATCTCAATCAAAATACACAGCACCTCATTTCTATTTAACTGTTAGTGTTGATATGAGCAATGTGTTAGAAAATAGAAAAATGCTTAATAAAAAATATAACTTATCATTAAATGCATTTATTATAAAAATTGTTGCAAATACATTGAAAAAGCACAGAAGAATTAATGCTACATTAAACAATGATTCTATAATTGAATTTGGTAGAGTTGATATAGCATTAGCAGTTGCGCAAGAAGATGGATTAATAACTCCTATCGTAAGGAATGCTGATAAAAAAGGTATTTTACAAATAGATGATGAATTAAAAACATTAATTGATAAGGCTAAAAATAACAAATTAGATCCAGAAGAATATACAAATGCTACATTTACAATTAGTAATTTGGGTTCATTTGGAGTTGATGAATTCACTGCAATAATTAATCCTCCAGGATCAGCTATTTTAGCTATTGGTATGATAAAAGAAACTCCAGTTGTAGAAAATGGAGAAATCGTTATTAAACCTATAATGAAAATGACATTATCATCTGATCATAGAGTTATAGATGGTGCTTTAGCTGCTGCATTTATGAAAGACTTAAAAGATACATTTGAAAATCCAATATTAGCAATACTTTGAGGTGATAGATATGAATTATGATTTAATAGTTTTAGGTTCAGGACCAGGCGGATATGTTGCTGCTATTAGAGCATCGCAACTTGGATTAAAAACAGCAATTATTGAAAAGGAAAAAGTTGGAGGTGTTTGTTTAAATATAGGCTGTATCCCTTCAAAGGCTTTAATCCATCAAGCAGAAACTTTTTCTAGAATAAAAGAATTAGAATATATGGGTATAAAAATTGATAAGGGTGAATTTGATTATAAAAAGGTATTTGAAAAATCCAGAAAAGCTGCCGACACATTATCAAAAGGTGTTCAGTTTTTATTAAAGAAAAACAAAATAGAATTAATTCAAGGGTTTGGACAATTAATAAGTAAAAATGAAATTAAAGTTAATGATAAAATATATTCTGCAAAAAATATTTTATTAGCTACTGGATCAAAACCAAAATCCATTCCAGGATTTGATATAGATGAAAAACAAATATTAAGTTCTAATGGTGCTTTAATGTTAGAAAAATTGCCTAAATCAATAGCAATTATTGGTAGTGGAGTAATAGGTATAGAATTTAGTTATATAATGAATGCTTTTGGTGTTGGAGTTCATATTATAGAAATTATGGACAGAATATTACCTACCGAAGATTTAGAAATAGCAGAATTTCTTGAGAAAGTGTATAAAAAAAGAAATATAAAAATATATAAATCTACTAAATCAAAGATTATCGAAAAAACAGAAAATTCAATTAAATTAGAAGTAAACGGTAAAGATATTATTGAAGTAGAAAAAGTATTAGTTGCTGTAGGAAGAAGTCCTAATAC from Marinitoga aeolica harbors:
- a CDS encoding pyridoxamine 5'-phosphate oxidase family protein, encoding MDKNDVMEKLGKLLSETKTGVLGWVNKEGYPELRWMSPCLMPYNKECTYAVTLEDFPKVNDLKTNDKVQWLIQNRDLTEVINIYGKMNIIEDALFKSEVLENLSSNLVAIWKLEDDAEFVVLETVIEEIVYYDTMKGIKERINFREE
- the pdhA gene encoding pyruvate dehydrogenase (acetyl-transferring) E1 component subunit alpha; the protein is MKDINKYDSKLLKDLLYKMVLIRRFEEKAAQAYGLKKIGGFLHLYIGEEAVAVGSISNLDMTKDYVAAAYRDHGHALAAGLDPNSLMAELYGKITGCSKGKGGSMHFFDYEKHFFGGNGIVGAQIPVATGIGLKIKYNEEDGVVLCYFGDGAIHQGSFHESLNLAKIWNLPVVYICENNHYGMGTDFRRVSAIDDFSIMAESYAMKGKQVNGMDVLEVYDATKEAIEVAKSGTPFLLEAKTYRFKGHSMSDPAKYRTKEELEKYKQKDPIISFKELLIENNVITEDDYIEMDKRCKKIAKDAAKYAEESPEPDLNELYTDLYV
- a CDS encoding pyruvate dehydrogenase complex E1 component subunit beta translates to MAIITMREALRQAMDEEMARDKNIILMGEEVAQYNGAYKVSQGLYDKYGEKRVIDTPITENGFAGVGIGAAMAGLRPIVEFMTFNFALQAFDQIVNNAAKMRYMSGGQFKVPVVFRGPNGPAEYLSSQHSQATQSFFAHVPGLKVVAPGTPYDAKGLLKSAIRDDNPVIFLESELMYSWEGEVLEEEYVIDIGKADVKKDGSDVTIISYSKPLKYAMESAEILEKEGINVEVIDIRSIRPLDEETILNSVKKTNRCVIVDESWPFVSVASHIGWLISHKAFDYLDAPVELVTSEDVPMPYNHKLELAAQPSVEKIIKAVKKVMYI
- a CDS encoding lipoate--protein ligase family protein; translated protein: MNINLIKSKNTNIYNNLAIEEYILNQNIKDIYLLFWKAKDSVVIGKHQNPWREINFDSDYNFNIARRISGGGAVYHDLGNLNYSVIAPKNYLNSDEIFEFVLEALNNLGIDSYRNYKNDLMHKDFKFSGSAFCIKKNNFLHHGTLLIDSNIEKIKETLKINPAFNTHATISKPSEIINIKEINFCIDDDMIMNNIINVFSKRLKLQTQLIETHYFRDNELIKKHKSWEWIYGRTPKFTVELGNNIYQIENGYIISINEKNMNKKEKFDFKNLLLNV
- the lpdA gene encoding dihydrolipoyl dehydrogenase; its protein translation is MNYDLIVLGSGPGGYVAAIRASQLGLKTAIIEKEKVGGVCLNIGCIPSKALIHQAETFSRIKELEYMGIKIDKGEFDYKKVFEKSRKAADTLSKGVQFLLKKNKIELIQGFGQLISKNEIKVNDKIYSAKNILLATGSKPKSIPGFDIDEKQILSSNGALMLEKLPKSIAIIGSGVIGIEFSYIMNAFGVGVHIIEIMDRILPTEDLEIAEFLEKVYKKRNIKIYKSTKSKIIEKTENSIKLEVNGKDIIEVEKVLVAVGRSPNTENIGLETVGIELENEYVKVGNYYKTNVENIYAIGDIVKTPQLAHVASKEGEIVVEHIAGLETEEFIDLNKIPSAIYSEPQIASFGLTEEKLKELKIEYNKFSFPYRGVGKSVAIEKSEGFVKILTDKTTNEILGAHIIGAEATELIHEVLLAKNAELLPEDIAKMIHAHPTLSEGIMEAFRGIEGWAIHI
- a CDS encoding dihydrolipoamide acetyltransferase family protein, which codes for MAEKLYMIALSPTMEKGTIVKWNIKENESFSEGDVLCEVETDKTTMDYEATDEGTILKILIPEGGKAAVGEPIAIFGEPGEDISDLLSEEKEEIENVEEKTQIEKQVETKNTTIPKEIPENNDLKRIKISPLARKIALMKKIDISKIKGTGPGGRIVKRDVENYTAEPVRTVKEIKREYASIQVETRDEDVVIPLSDKRRIIGERLSQSKYTAPHFYLTVSVDMSNVLENRKMLNKKYNLSLNAFIIKIVANTLKKHRRINATLNNDSIIEFGRVDIALAVAQEDGLITPIVRNADKKGILQIDDELKTLIDKAKNNKLDPEEYTNATFTISNLGSFGVDEFTAIINPPGSAILAIGMIKETPVVENGEIVIKPIMKMTLSSDHRVIDGALAAAFMKDLKDTFENPILAIL